The following proteins come from a genomic window of Suricata suricatta isolate VVHF042 chromosome 5, meerkat_22Aug2017_6uvM2_HiC, whole genome shotgun sequence:
- the CCK gene encoding cholecystokinin, translating into MNGGVRLCVLIAVLAAGALAXXXXXXXXXXXXXXXXXXXPRRQLRAVQTADGEPRAHLGALLARYIQQARKAPSGRMSVIKNLQNVDPSHRISDRDYMGWMDFGRRSAEEYEYPS; encoded by the exons ATGAACGGAGGCGTGCGCCTGTGCGTGCTGATAGCTGTGCTGGCGGCGGGCGCCCTGGC NNNNNNNNNNNNNNNNNNNNNNNNNNNNNNNNNNNNNNNNNNNNNNNNNNNNNNNNNGCCCCGCCGGCAGCTGCGGGCCGTGCAGACGGCGGACGGCGAGCCCCGAGCGCACCTGGGCGCGCTGCTGGCCAGGTACATCCAGCAGGCCCGGAAAG CTCCTTCTGGCCGAATGTCCGTCATTAAGAACCTGCAGAACGTGGACCCCAGTCACAGGATAAGCGACCGGGACTACATGGGCTGGATGGACTTCGGCCGGCGCAGCGCTGAGGAGTACGAGTACCCGTCCTAA